One window of the Streptomyces asoensis genome contains the following:
- a CDS encoding LacI family DNA-binding transcriptional regulator: protein MTAAGKHQVSRAETSRRGSRPGRAGIRDVAAAAGVSITTVSDALNGKGRLPDATRRHVREVADRLGYRPSAAARTLRTGKSGLIGLTVTTYGDEPFTFTEFAYFAEMARAATSAALARGYALVILPATSRHDVWSNVALDGTVVIDPSDQDPVVSELVRQGLPVVSDGRPAGSLPVTAWVDNDHEAAVLDILDHLADAGARRIGLLTGTTTDTYTHLSTSAYLRWCERVGQDPVYEAYPAHDPCAGAVAADRLLARPDRPDAVYGLFDPNGTDLLAAARRYGLRVPEDLLIVCCSESTVYANTEPPVTTLSLKPRRIGTAVVQLLIDAIEGEETDRPVEQVIPTELFVRTSSQRRPPRTTVSPPRAPEGK, encoded by the coding sequence ATGACAGCAGCAGGGAAGCACCAGGTGAGCCGCGCGGAAACCTCACGCCGAGGCAGCCGGCCGGGCCGGGCGGGCATCAGGGACGTGGCCGCCGCCGCCGGAGTCTCCATCACGACCGTCTCCGACGCCCTCAACGGCAAGGGCAGGCTCCCGGATGCCACCCGACGCCATGTCCGCGAGGTCGCCGACCGACTTGGCTACCGCCCTTCGGCGGCGGCCCGAACCCTCCGTACCGGCAAGTCGGGCCTCATCGGCCTGACCGTGACGACCTACGGGGATGAACCTTTCACCTTCACCGAGTTCGCGTACTTCGCCGAGATGGCGCGCGCCGCCACCTCGGCCGCGCTCGCCCGCGGCTACGCGCTCGTCATCCTCCCCGCGACCTCGCGCCACGACGTCTGGTCCAACGTCGCCCTGGACGGCACGGTCGTCATCGACCCGTCCGACCAGGATCCGGTGGTCAGCGAGCTGGTCCGGCAGGGTTTACCGGTCGTCTCCGACGGCCGCCCGGCCGGCTCGCTCCCGGTCACCGCATGGGTGGACAACGACCACGAGGCCGCCGTCCTCGACATCCTCGACCACCTGGCCGACGCCGGCGCCCGCCGCATCGGCCTCCTCACCGGCACCACGACGGACACGTACACACACCTGTCGACCAGCGCGTACCTGCGGTGGTGCGAACGGGTCGGTCAGGACCCGGTCTACGAGGCCTATCCCGCGCACGACCCGTGCGCGGGCGCCGTGGCCGCCGATCGGCTGCTGGCCCGCCCCGACCGCCCCGACGCCGTCTACGGCCTGTTCGACCCCAACGGCACCGACCTGCTCGCCGCAGCCCGCCGCTATGGGCTACGGGTCCCCGAGGACCTGCTGATCGTCTGTTGCAGCGAGTCCACGGTGTACGCCAACACCGAGCCGCCCGTCACGACCCTCTCGTTGAAGCCGCGCCGCATCGGCACGGCGGTGGTGCAACTCCTCATCGACGCGATCGAGGGCGAGGAAACGGATCGCCCGGTCGAGCAGGTGATACCGACCGAACTGTTCGTACGCACCTCTTCGCAGCGACGCCCCCCTCGGACCACGGTCAGCCCACCCCGGGCCCCGGAGGGGAAGTAG
- a CDS encoding metallophosphoesterase — MTQGAGQGPEVERTATLRDFRVPAYVHETGPYDPGTDPGNAAPPLEEPLEHPDGYTPTQRDLPVISRRGDTLQVAVDPVAVQAPLPATGPGPLFVVGDVHGYLDELVAALQEKGLVDSAGNWCAGTARLWFLGDFTDRGPDGIGVIDLVMRLSAEAAAAGGYCKALMGNHELLLLGAKRFGDTPVNSGAGTATFQAAWLLNGGQKYDMDRLQDHHLQWMARLDAVEEVDGHLLVHSDTTAYLDYGDSIEAVNDTVRETITRNDADEVWDLFRKFTKRFSFRDEGGADAVRSLLDTYGGTRIVHGHSPIPYLLGEVGSEDGEDNGGPHVEGPHVYADGLAIAMDGGVTMAGKLLVQQLPLEI; from the coding sequence ATGACTCAGGGGGCCGGTCAGGGACCCGAGGTGGAGCGGACGGCGACGTTGCGCGACTTCCGGGTGCCCGCTTACGTCCACGAGACCGGTCCGTACGACCCCGGCACAGACCCGGGCAATGCCGCGCCGCCTCTCGAAGAGCCGCTGGAGCACCCGGACGGCTACACGCCCACCCAGCGCGACCTGCCCGTCATCAGCCGGCGCGGCGACACCCTCCAGGTGGCCGTCGACCCGGTGGCCGTCCAGGCCCCGCTGCCGGCGACCGGCCCGGGACCGCTGTTCGTCGTCGGTGACGTCCACGGCTACCTCGACGAACTGGTGGCCGCACTTCAGGAGAAGGGCCTGGTCGACTCCGCCGGCAACTGGTGCGCGGGCACGGCCCGGCTGTGGTTCCTCGGTGACTTCACCGACCGCGGCCCGGACGGCATCGGCGTCATCGACCTCGTCATGCGGCTGTCCGCCGAGGCCGCCGCGGCCGGCGGGTACTGCAAGGCCCTCATGGGCAACCACGAACTGCTGCTGCTCGGCGCCAAGCGCTTCGGCGACACGCCCGTCAACTCCGGTGCGGGCACCGCCACCTTCCAGGCGGCCTGGCTGCTCAACGGCGGCCAGAAGTACGACATGGACCGTCTCCAGGACCACCACCTCCAGTGGATGGCTCGCCTCGACGCGGTCGAGGAGGTCGACGGCCACCTGCTCGTGCACTCCGACACCACCGCCTACCTCGACTACGGCGACTCGATCGAGGCGGTCAACGACACCGTCCGCGAGACGATCACGCGCAACGACGCGGACGAGGTGTGGGACCTGTTCCGCAAGTTCACCAAGCGCTTCTCCTTCCGCGACGAGGGCGGCGCCGACGCCGTACGCTCCCTGCTCGATACGTACGGCGGCACCCGGATCGTTCACGGCCACAGCCCGATTCCCTACCTGCTGGGCGAAGTCGGCTCCGAGGACGGCGAGGACAACGGCGGTCCGCACGTCGAGGGACCGCACGTCTACGCGGACGGGCTGGCCATCGCGATGGACGGCGGCGTGACGATGGCCGGAAAACTGCTGGTCCAGCAACTGCCCCTGGAAATCTGA
- a CDS encoding VWA domain-containing protein, with product MTARSLSKGANLPVDAPDVRVELSWAERAGGPDIDASALLLAQDGRVRDDGDFVFYNQPLHASGAVRHVGKRSEAGVMTDTVQVDLRSLEGAITRVVLCASADGGTFGQVTGLTLRLLGGDGRSEVARFEMQADTETAFLAGELYLREGRWKFRAVGQGYASGLAGVATDFGITVDEEPKQAATPPNRPVVTPRPITPPALTPSTTTPPTTTPASGPRLTKGEERLPVDMRKRLSLRKEQVAVSLSKRGAEGISARVVLVLDASGSMAFLYSRGVVADVVERMAAVAAELDDDGEMQAWTFASDAARLPDLRLGELPEWLRLHVRVGEISLFRRGKKPRKGMEPGQVDMRSVGIQNEEQKAIAQVRSYVRENPAAAPTLVLFFSDGGVYRDAAIERELRAAVEEPIFWQFVGLGRSNYGVLERFDTLPGRRVDNVGFFSVDDISTLPDQELYDRLLSEFPSWITAAGRAGIL from the coding sequence ATGACAGCGCGATCCCTGAGCAAGGGTGCCAATCTGCCGGTCGACGCACCGGACGTACGGGTCGAACTCAGCTGGGCCGAGAGGGCCGGTGGGCCGGACATCGATGCCTCGGCGCTGCTGCTGGCGCAGGACGGACGGGTGCGTGACGACGGGGACTTCGTCTTCTACAACCAGCCGCTGCACGCGTCCGGCGCCGTGCGGCACGTCGGCAAACGGAGCGAAGCCGGTGTCATGACCGACACCGTCCAGGTGGACCTGCGCTCGCTGGAGGGCGCCATCACCCGGGTGGTGCTGTGCGCGTCGGCCGACGGCGGCACCTTCGGGCAGGTGACCGGCCTGACGCTGAGGCTGCTCGGCGGGGACGGGCGCTCCGAAGTGGCCCGCTTCGAGATGCAGGCCGACACGGAGACGGCGTTCCTCGCCGGTGAGCTGTACCTGCGCGAGGGGCGCTGGAAGTTCCGGGCGGTCGGACAGGGGTACGCCTCCGGGCTCGCGGGGGTGGCCACGGACTTCGGGATCACGGTCGACGAGGAGCCGAAGCAGGCGGCCACCCCACCGAACCGCCCAGTGGTCACCCCACGGCCCATCACTCCACCCGCGCTCACCCCATCGACAACCACCCCACCGACAACCACCCCAGCGTCCGGCCCCCGTCTGACCAAGGGGGAGGAGCGGCTTCCCGTCGACATGCGTAAGCGGCTGTCACTGCGCAAGGAGCAGGTCGCCGTCAGTCTGAGCAAGCGGGGGGCGGAGGGGATCAGCGCGCGGGTCGTGCTCGTCCTCGATGCCTCCGGGTCCATGGCGTTCCTGTACTCACGGGGTGTGGTGGCGGACGTCGTGGAGCGCATGGCGGCGGTGGCGGCAGAACTCGACGACGACGGCGAGATGCAGGCCTGGACCTTCGCCAGCGATGCCGCCCGCCTTCCCGACCTGCGGTTGGGCGAGCTCCCCGAGTGGCTGCGGCTGCATGTGCGGGTGGGGGAGATCAGTCTGTTCCGGCGCGGCAAGAAGCCTCGCAAGGGGATGGAGCCGGGGCAGGTCGACATGCGCTCGGTCGGCATCCAGAACGAGGAACAGAAGGCGATTGCCCAGGTCAGATCGTATGTCCGGGAGAATCCGGCGGCCGCCCCGACCTTGGTGCTGTTCTTCTCCGACGGAGGGGTCTACCGCGACGCGGCGATCGAACGGGAGCTGCGGGCGGCGGTCGAGGAGCCGATCTTCTGGCAGTTCGTGGGGCTCGGCCGGTCCAACTACGGGGTCCTGGAGCGGTTCGACACACTGCCCGGACGCCGCGTCGACAACGTGGGGTTCTTCTCCGTGGACGACATCAGCACCCTCCCGGACCAGGAGCTATACGACCGGCTGCTGTCCGAGTTCCCCAGCTGGATCACCGCGGCCGGCCGGGCGGGCATCCTCTGA
- the thiC gene encoding phosphomethylpyrimidine synthase ThiC, with the protein MTNKDARTPAFTQNATGESTVDVNDSEAGKSIGWHKGYVEGARPDLQVPVRQVHLTNGQSVTLYDTSGPYTDPLVETDVRRGLSPLRENWIIARGDTEEYAGRPVRPEDDGIKHTSPRGGLRNLDAVFPGRPRLPRRGRDGEAVTQLAYARRGEITPEMEFVAIRENVSPEVVREEIAAGRAVLPANVNHPEIEPMIIGKRFLVKVNANIGNSAVTSSIEEEVEKMTWATRWGADTVMDLSTGRNIHTTREWVLRNSPVPIGTVPLYQALEKVDGRAEELTWEIYKDTVIEQAEQGVDYMTVHAGVRLAYVPLTANRKTGIVSRGGSIMAAWCLAHHKESFLYENFEELCEILAAYDVTYSLGDGLRPGSIADANDAAQFAELRTLGELNRIAKRFHVQTMIEGPGHVPMHKIKENIDLQQEICDEAPFYTLGPLTTDVAPAYDHITSGIGAAMIAWWGTAMLCYVTPKEHLGLPNRDDVKTGVITYKIAAHAADLAKGHPGAQEWDDALSDARFEFRWEDQFNLALDPDTAREFHDETLPAEPAKTAHFCSMCGPKFCSMKISQSINERFGAGAADGASAEEIAEGMLEKSKEFAASGNRVYLPLAD; encoded by the coding sequence ATGACCAACAAGGACGCACGCACGCCTGCCTTCACGCAGAACGCGACCGGCGAAAGCACGGTCGACGTGAACGACTCGGAGGCCGGGAAGTCCATCGGCTGGCACAAGGGGTACGTCGAGGGCGCTCGCCCCGATCTACAGGTGCCGGTTCGTCAGGTGCATCTCACCAACGGGCAGTCGGTCACCCTGTACGACACCTCCGGCCCGTACACCGATCCACTCGTCGAGACCGATGTCCGCAGGGGCCTGTCGCCGTTGCGCGAGAACTGGATCATCGCCCGGGGCGACACCGAGGAGTACGCGGGCCGTCCCGTCCGCCCCGAGGACGACGGCATCAAGCACACCTCACCGCGCGGCGGTCTGCGCAACCTCGACGCGGTCTTCCCGGGCCGGCCGCGCCTGCCGCGCCGCGGCCGGGACGGTGAGGCGGTCACCCAGCTCGCGTATGCGCGCCGGGGGGAGATCACACCCGAGATGGAGTTCGTGGCCATCCGGGAGAACGTTTCTCCCGAGGTGGTTCGCGAGGAGATCGCGGCGGGCCGCGCCGTGTTGCCGGCCAACGTCAACCATCCGGAGATCGAGCCGATGATCATCGGCAAGCGGTTCCTGGTGAAGGTCAACGCCAACATCGGCAACTCGGCGGTGACGTCCTCCATCGAGGAGGAGGTCGAGAAGATGACCTGGGCGACCCGTTGGGGCGCCGATACGGTCATGGACCTGTCGACCGGCCGCAACATCCACACCACCCGCGAGTGGGTACTGCGCAACTCCCCCGTCCCCATCGGCACGGTGCCGCTGTACCAGGCGCTGGAGAAGGTCGACGGCCGCGCCGAGGAACTCACCTGGGAGATCTACAAGGACACCGTCATCGAGCAGGCCGAGCAGGGCGTGGACTACATGACGGTCCACGCCGGTGTCCGCCTCGCGTACGTCCCGCTCACCGCCAACCGCAAGACCGGCATCGTGTCCCGTGGCGGTTCGATCATGGCGGCCTGGTGCCTCGCGCACCACAAGGAGTCGTTCCTCTACGAGAACTTCGAGGAACTCTGCGAGATCCTCGCCGCCTACGACGTCACGTACTCGCTGGGCGACGGCTTGCGGCCGGGTTCCATCGCGGACGCCAACGACGCGGCGCAGTTCGCGGAGTTGAGGACACTCGGGGAACTCAACCGGATCGCGAAGCGTTTCCATGTTCAGACGATGATCGAAGGCCCGGGCCATGTCCCGATGCACAAGATCAAGGAGAACATCGACCTTCAGCAGGAGATCTGTGATGAAGCTCCGTTCTATACGCTCGGCCCGCTGACGACGGACGTCGCGCCGGCGTACGACCACATCACCTCCGGCATCGGTGCCGCGATGATCGCCTGGTGGGGCACGGCCATGCTCTGCTACGTCACGCCCAAGGAACATCTGGGCCTGCCCAACCGTGACGACGTCAAGACCGGCGTCATCACCTACAAGATCGCCGCCCACGCAGCCGACCTCGCCAAGGGACACCCCGGTGCGCAGGAATGGGACGACGCGCTGTCCGACGCCCGCTTCGAGTTCCGCTGGGAAGACCAGTTCAACCTTGCCCTCGATCCGGACACCGCGCGGGAGTTCCACGACGAGACACTCCCGGCGGAGCCGGCGAAGACGGCGCACTTCTGCTCGATGTGCGGGCCGAAGTTCTGCTCGATGAAGATCAGCCAGAGCATCAACGAGCGGTTCGGCGCCGGGGCGGCCGACGGGGCCTCGGCGGAGGAGATCGCCGAGGGCATGCTGGAGAAGTCGAAGGAATTCGCGGCGAGCGGGAACCGGGTGTACCTGCCGCTGGCTGACTGA
- a CDS encoding YibE/F family protein, whose translation MRKVIAAILIPFGAAVLVGLVVLWPGGAPAHERTGVGFDRQTQQATVTKVVSVSCASVNASGDTPTGDTSTAEGSSAQQQASGTCKRATIRVDTGDDKGRTFTEIVQPDQSRQLEQGEKVVVAYEPSAPKDLQYSVTDVNRRIPMAVLAIIFAVAVVVVGRLRGVMALVALAISFMVLNFFVLPAILQGSNPLVVAVVGSSAIMLIALYLCHGLSARTSVAVLGTLISLLLIGILGSLFIDWAALTGNTDDNTGLIHGLYPSIDMSGLLLAGIIIGSLGVLDDVTVTQTSAVWELHEANPAMGWRGLYRAGIRIGRDHIASVVNTLVLAYAGAALPLLLLFSIAQSSVGAVANSELVAEEIVRTLVGSIGLVASVPVTTALAALVVSADRPGPGKAPVTAPEATPVAPAGAMAAGSAQAQARGGRGRRRKR comes from the coding sequence CTGCGCAAGGTCATCGCGGCCATCCTCATCCCGTTCGGAGCCGCGGTACTGGTGGGGCTCGTGGTGCTGTGGCCCGGCGGAGCCCCGGCCCACGAACGCACCGGAGTCGGCTTCGACCGGCAGACCCAACAGGCCACGGTCACCAAGGTCGTGAGCGTGAGCTGCGCATCGGTGAACGCCTCGGGCGACACTCCTACCGGCGACACCTCCACGGCCGAGGGCTCCTCCGCGCAGCAGCAGGCGAGCGGCACCTGCAAGCGGGCCACGATCCGGGTGGACACCGGCGACGACAAGGGCCGTACGTTCACCGAGATCGTCCAGCCGGACCAGTCACGGCAGTTGGAGCAGGGCGAGAAGGTCGTGGTCGCCTACGAGCCCTCCGCGCCGAAAGACCTCCAGTACTCGGTCACCGATGTGAACCGCCGCATCCCCATGGCGGTCCTGGCCATCATCTTCGCGGTCGCCGTCGTGGTCGTCGGGCGGTTGCGGGGCGTCATGGCGCTGGTCGCGCTGGCCATCAGCTTCATGGTGCTGAACTTCTTCGTCCTGCCCGCGATCCTCCAGGGGTCGAACCCGCTGGTCGTGGCGGTGGTGGGATCGAGCGCCATCATGCTGATCGCGCTGTATCTCTGTCACGGGCTCTCGGCCCGCACATCCGTCGCGGTGCTCGGCACACTGATCTCACTGCTGCTGATCGGCATCCTCGGCTCGCTGTTCATCGACTGGGCCGCGCTGACCGGCAACACGGACGACAACACCGGCCTGATCCACGGCCTGTACCCGTCGATCGACATGAGCGGTCTGCTGCTGGCCGGCATCATCATCGGCTCGCTCGGCGTCCTCGACGACGTGACGGTCACTCAGACCTCGGCGGTCTGGGAACTGCACGAGGCCAACCCCGCGATGGGCTGGCGCGGTCTGTACCGGGCCGGCATCCGCATCGGCCGCGACCACATCGCGTCCGTGGTCAACACGCTCGTCCTCGCCTACGCCGGTGCCGCGCTGCCGCTGTTGCTGCTCTTCTCGATCGCGCAGAGCAGCGTGGGCGCCGTCGCCAACAGCGAACTGGTCGCCGAGGAGATCGTGCGCACCCTGGTGGGCTCGATCGGTCTGGTCGCCTCCGTGCCCGTCACAACGGCCCTGGCGGCCCTGGTGGTCTCCGCCGACCGGCCAGGCCCTGGAAAGGCACCCGTGACGGCTCCGGAAGCGACTCCTGTGGCTCCGGCGGGGGCGATGGCCGCGGGCAGCGCCCAGGCCCAGGCCCGGGGCGGCCGCGGCAGGCGGCGCAAGCGCTGA
- a CDS encoding SsgA family sporulation/cell division regulator → MRESVQAVQAEVMMSFLVSEELSFRIPVELGYESCDPYAVRLTFHLPGDAPVTWAFGRELLIDGVGRPCGEGDVRVSPVDPDVLGEVLIRLQVGGDQALFRSSAAPLVAFLDRTDKLVPLGQEGALADFDAHLDEALDRILAEEQSAG, encoded by the coding sequence ATGCGCGAGTCCGTACAGGCAGTACAGGCAGAGGTCATGATGAGCTTCCTCGTCTCCGAGGAGCTCTCGTTCCGCATTCCGGTGGAGCTGGGTTACGAGTCGTGCGATCCCTATGCCGTGCGACTCACCTTCCATCTGCCCGGAGATGCCCCGGTGACCTGGGCCTTCGGGCGCGAACTGCTCATCGACGGGGTGGGCAGGCCGTGCGGCGAAGGAGATGTCCGGGTCTCGCCGGTGGATCCCGATGTGCTGGGGGAGGTCCTGATCCGGCTTCAGGTCGGCGGTGACCAGGCGCTGTTCCGCTCCTCGGCGGCCCCGCTCGTGGCGTTCCTCGACCGCACCGACAAGCTGGTTCCGCTGGGCCAGGAGGGTGCCCTCGCCGATTTCGACGCGCATTTGGACGAGGCGTTGGACCGGATCCTGGCGGAGGAGCAGAGCGCCGGCTGA
- a CDS encoding IclR family transcriptional regulator: MVMVDTASAEPFAPPARPRSAAPPLQRPPSTTTPEHPHPAATLIGSVQRAMRLLESVAEHEYGAPAKQLARETGLALPTAYHLLRTLVHEGYLRRDRGLFFLGEAAERLGRSGAAQKRRSTVADTLAQWRDSIGVPVYYARYRDGEIEIMCVSDTPGNPAVEEWADFGETGHAHAIGQCLLSQLDEDARRDHLDRYPAQSITPYTVRDNRTLLRRLERMRRMEPVVERQEYALGTVCAAVPITVGTTASTMAISLPAHHADRLLPAARQLQSEIGRLLGSLAISISI; encoded by the coding sequence ATGGTCATGGTTGACACCGCATCGGCAGAACCGTTCGCACCCCCCGCCCGGCCGCGGTCCGCCGCGCCCCCGCTGCAACGCCCACCGAGCACGACCACCCCCGAGCATCCGCACCCCGCGGCCACCCTGATCGGCTCCGTCCAGCGCGCCATGCGGCTGCTGGAATCCGTCGCGGAGCACGAGTACGGGGCTCCGGCCAAACAACTCGCCCGCGAGACCGGACTCGCGCTGCCCACGGCCTACCACCTGCTGCGCACCCTCGTGCACGAGGGCTATCTGCGACGGGACAGAGGGCTGTTCTTCCTCGGTGAGGCGGCTGAGCGGCTCGGCAGGAGCGGCGCCGCGCAGAAACGTCGCAGCACGGTCGCCGACACCCTCGCCCAGTGGCGCGATTCGATCGGTGTCCCCGTGTACTACGCCAGGTACCGCGACGGCGAGATCGAGATCATGTGCGTCTCCGACACCCCGGGCAATCCGGCGGTCGAGGAGTGGGCCGACTTCGGCGAGACCGGACACGCGCACGCCATCGGCCAGTGTCTGCTCTCCCAGCTGGACGAGGACGCCCGCCGCGACCACCTGGACCGCTACCCCGCGCAGTCGATCACCCCGTACACCGTGCGTGACAACCGCACTCTGCTGCGGCGCCTGGAGCGGATGCGGCGTATGGAGCCGGTCGTCGAACGGCAGGAGTACGCGCTGGGCACGGTGTGCGCCGCCGTCCCGATCACCGTGGGCACCACAGCGTCCACGATGGCGATCTCTCTGCCCGCCCATCACGCCGACCGGTTGTTGCCGGCGGCTCGGCAACTTCAGAGCGAGATCGGACGGCTGTTGGGATCGCTGGCGATCTCTATCAGTATCTGA
- a CDS encoding DUF5326 family protein: MREIFAGMPWWVKWVAVPVIALVVFGGLIASVVGFVIGLLFKLLVFVALVGGLIYVVRKFTSSSSSRSDW, from the coding sequence ATGCGAGAGATCTTCGCGGGAATGCCGTGGTGGGTGAAGTGGGTCGCGGTGCCGGTCATCGCCCTGGTCGTGTTCGGTGGCCTCATAGCCAGCGTCGTCGGGTTCGTGATCGGCCTGCTCTTCAAGCTGCTGGTCTTCGTGGCGCTGGTCGGCGGACTGATCTACGTCGTAAGGAAGTTCACTTCGAGCTCCTCGTCGCGCAGCGACTGGTGA
- a CDS encoding cupin domain-containing protein: MKAFRLDELEAERAANDGAYLQFLRERNMSVGLYALDAGAHDPQNPHHQDEVYFVVSGRASITVGLETTQVARGSVVYVPAGVAHKFHHISEDLRVLVVFSPAEG; this comes from the coding sequence ATGAAGGCATTCCGGTTGGATGAACTGGAGGCGGAGCGAGCCGCCAACGACGGTGCCTACCTACAGTTTCTGCGCGAACGGAACATGTCGGTCGGACTGTACGCGCTCGACGCCGGCGCGCATGATCCGCAGAACCCGCACCACCAGGACGAGGTGTACTTCGTCGTGAGCGGGCGCGCCTCGATCACTGTCGGCCTGGAGACCACGCAGGTGGCGCGAGGCAGCGTGGTGTACGTCCCGGCCGGGGTCGCCCACAAGTTCCATCACATCAGCGAGGACCTGCGGGTCCTGGTCGTGTTCTCGCCGGCCGAGGGCTGA
- a CDS encoding phage holin family protein gives MKNFVVKTIANAGALAVAVWLLDKITLTGDSTGKKIGTLVVVALLFGLVNFLVKPIVKVLTFPLFILTLGLITLVVNALMLLLTSWLADKLDLSFHVEGFWTAVLGGLIISVVSWALNVVMPDGD, from the coding sequence ATGAAGAATTTCGTAGTCAAGACGATCGCCAACGCAGGCGCCCTGGCGGTCGCCGTCTGGCTGCTCGACAAGATCACTCTGACCGGTGACAGCACGGGCAAGAAGATCGGCACCCTTGTAGTCGTCGCACTGCTTTTCGGCCTGGTCAACTTCCTGGTCAAGCCGATCGTGAAGGTGCTGACCTTTCCCCTGTTCATCCTCACGCTCGGCCTGATAACCCTGGTGGTCAACGCCCTGATGCTGCTGCTGACCTCGTGGTTGGCCGACAAGCTGGACCTGAGCTTCCATGTGGAGGGCTTCTGGACCGCGGTCCTGGGTGGCCTGATCATTTCCGTCGTCTCCTGGGCCCTCAACGTCGTCATGCCCGACGGCGACTGA
- a CDS encoding low molecular weight protein-tyrosine-phosphatase: protein MTYRVCFVCTGNICRSPMAESVFRARVDDAGLEGLIEVESAGTGDWHEGENADPRALSVLEEHGYALDHTARRFEPSWFARLDLVLALDSGHLKALRLLAPTKEDAAKIRLLRSYDPAAADDLDVPDPYYGGLSGFEECLEMVEEASTGLLAAVRDDVEGQQA from the coding sequence ATGACCTACCGCGTCTGCTTCGTCTGCACCGGCAACATCTGCCGCTCGCCGATGGCCGAGTCGGTCTTCCGCGCGCGCGTGGACGACGCCGGTCTCGAGGGACTGATCGAGGTCGAGAGCGCCGGCACGGGCGACTGGCACGAGGGCGAGAACGCCGATCCGCGTGCCCTCTCCGTCCTGGAGGAGCACGGATACGCCCTCGACCACACGGCCCGGCGCTTCGAGCCGTCCTGGTTCGCCCGCCTCGACCTCGTCCTGGCCCTCGACTCCGGCCATCTCAAGGCCCTGCGCCTCCTCGCACCCACGAAGGAGGACGCGGCGAAGATACGGCTGCTTCGGTCCTACGATCCCGCGGCAGCCGACGACCTCGACGTCCCCGACCCCTACTACGGGGGCCTGAGCGGCTTCGAGGAGTGCCTTGAGATGGTGGAGGAGGCGAGCACCGGTCTGCTCGCCGCCGTACGAGACGACGTGGAAGGACAACAGGCATGA
- a CDS encoding cystathionine gamma-lyase gives MSGSATDGELSRGPGEGTRAVRAGLPEPVKYEPTLPGPVFAAHFHLPGEPTGPYTYGRDENPTWTHLEHAIGELEAPGQDDVETLAFASGMAAISSVLFSQLRAGDTVVLPDDGYQVLPLVRAQLEAYGIEVRTAPTGDDAQLDVLEGAKLLWIESPSNPGLDVCDIRRLVEAAHSRGALVAVDNTLATPLGQRPLELGADFSVASGTKQLTGHGDVLLGYVTGRAGTPMTAVRRWRKIVGAIPGPMEAWLAHRSIATLQMRVERQNTTAMAVAEALRGRPEVSGLRYPGLPDDPSHKIASQQMRRYGCVISFTLSTRTRAERFLDALRLVDDATSFGGVRSTAERRGRWGGDAVPEGFIRLSVGAEDPEDLVADVLRALAESAL, from the coding sequence ATGAGCGGATCCGCTACCGACGGAGAGCTTTCCAGAGGCCCCGGCGAGGGCACGCGCGCGGTGCGGGCGGGGCTGCCCGAGCCGGTGAAGTACGAGCCGACCCTTCCCGGGCCGGTGTTCGCGGCGCACTTCCACCTGCCGGGCGAGCCCACGGGCCCGTACACCTACGGCCGTGACGAGAACCCGACCTGGACCCACCTGGAGCACGCCATCGGCGAGCTCGAGGCGCCGGGCCAGGACGACGTCGAGACGCTCGCCTTCGCCTCCGGCATGGCCGCGATCTCGTCGGTGTTGTTCTCCCAGCTGCGCGCCGGAGACACCGTCGTACTGCCCGACGACGGCTACCAGGTGCTGCCCCTGGTGCGCGCGCAGTTGGAGGCGTACGGCATCGAGGTACGCACCGCGCCGACCGGCGACGACGCTCAGCTGGACGTCCTGGAGGGCGCGAAGCTGCTGTGGATCGAGTCCCCCTCGAACCCCGGGCTCGACGTGTGCGACATCCGGCGGCTCGTCGAGGCGGCACACTCGCGTGGCGCTCTGGTGGCCGTGGACAACACGCTCGCCACCCCGCTCGGGCAGCGCCCGCTGGAACTCGGCGCCGACTTTTCGGTGGCCAGCGGCACCAAGCAGCTCACGGGCCACGGCGACGTCCTCCTCGGCTACGTCACCGGGCGGGCCGGTACGCCGATGACAGCCGTACGGCGCTGGCGCAAGATCGTCGGGGCGATCCCGGGGCCCATGGAGGCCTGGCTCGCGCACCGGTCGATCGCCACCCTCCAGATGCGCGTCGAGCGACAGAACACCACCGCCATGGCCGTGGCCGAGGCACTGCGGGGGAGGCCCGAGGTGAGCGGGCTGCGGTACCCGGGACTGCCGGACGACCCGTCCCACAAGATCGCCTCGCAGCAGATGCGTCGCTACGGGTGCGTGATCTCCTTCACGCTGTCCACGCGCACGCGTGCCGAACGTTTCCTCGACGCCCTGCGGCTCGTGGACGACGCGACGAGCTTCGGCGGGGTGCGGTCCACCGCGGAGCGGCGCGGGCGCTGGGGCGGGGACGCGGTGCCGGAGGGCTTCATCCGGCTGTCCGTCGGCGCCGAGGACCCCGAGGACCTGGTGGCGGATGTGCTGCGTGCGCTGGCGGAGTCGGCGCTGTGA